The following is a genomic window from Vitis vinifera cultivar Pinot Noir 40024 chromosome 6, ASM3070453v1.
TTACAGTCGGGGGAAAGTTTGTAGCAATATTCAAAGTAGCAAGTTTGATAGTTTCCTTGACCTAAAACCAGAATCAGAGGCTGAGTTATTGGATTTTGATCTCCGGTGGCTTGATTCCTCATGTAAGTCTTGCTTAGATGTGATTATCATTGGTGCTGGCCCTGCTGGGCTGCGTCTAGCTGAGCAAGTATCACGCTATGGAATTCATGTGTGTTGTATTGACCCCTCCCCGTTGTCCATGTGGCCCAACAACTACGGAGTGTGGGTTGATGAGTTTGAGGGGTTGGGACTTGAAGATTGTTTGGATAAAACATGGCCCATGACTTGTGTTCGTATAGATGACCACAGAACCAAGTATTTGGACCGCGCCTATGGACGGGTTAGTAGGAAACGCTTGAAGATGAAATTACTTGAGATCTGTGCTGCTTATGGAGTCCAATTCCATAAGGCCAAGGTTTGGAAAGTGGAGCACCAGGAGTTCGAATCTCTGGTTGAGTGTGACGATGGGAGCAAGCTGAGGGCAAATTTAGTTGTGGATGCCAGCGGTTTTGCTAGCACTTTTATAGAGTATGATAAGCCAAGGAACCATGGCTATCAGATTGCTCATGGTATTCTAGCTGAAGTTGATAGTCACCCATTTGATTTGGATAAGATGCTCCTCATGGACTGGAGAGATTCCCATTTAGGTAACGAGCCTTATATACGTGCTGGTAATTCGAGCCTCCCGACCTTTCTGTATGCAATGCCATTTAACTCAAACTTGATATTCTTAGAAGAGACTTCCTTAGTCAGCCGGCCAATGTTGTCGTATAAGGAAGTTAAGAGAAGGATGGTTGCGAGACTCAGGCATCTGGGTATTCGAGTGAGGAGGGTAATTGAAGACGAGAAGTGTTTGATCCCCATGGGAGGCCCCCTCCCCCAGATTCCTCAAAGTGTAATGGCAATTGGTGGGACCGCTGGTCTGGTCCACCCCTCTACTGGGTACATGGTGGCTAAGACCATGGCCCTGGCCCCAGTCCTGGCTGAAACAATTCGGGAATGCCTAGGCTCTTCCAGGATGATCAGAGGTAAGCCACTTCATCACAGAGTCTGGAATGGCTTGTGGCCTAGCGAGAGGAGGTTTACCAGAGAATTCTACTCTTTTGGGATGGAGACTCTTTTGAAGCTGGATTTGAATGGCACCAGGGGTTTCTTTGACGCTTTCTTTGATTTGGATCCTTACTACTGGCAAGGGTTTCTCTCCTCTAGGTTGTCTCCTAGAGAGCTAGCTTTGCTGAGCTTATCCCTGTTCGGGCGAGCCTCAAATCCATCCAGGTTTGACATCATTACAAAATGCCCTGCTCCTTTGGTTAAAATGATGGGTAAGTTGGCATTCGAAACTATTTGATGATGGGATacaatggaaaaaataattccaagttctgtttttatgatatttgtGCATATAGTGAAATCCAGTTGATTGATGCATGTGGCTTGGCCGGAAGGCTTCTCTCTCAATTGAAGAGCATATGTTTTGTTAGTTCTGTCCAAGCCTTTATTTCAATAATGATATTGGCAATCAATGTttcataatgataataataataatgattattcCAAGTTGAATTGTAACGGCCCCattgaaaagattttgaatGAGCCTTATGCCATCTGAGAATGGTTAATAACAGTAACATATATTACTAGGGTTTGAGTCTCTGAAGATTGAGGGCAGTgccattcattaaaaaaataataaaaaataaataaataaataaagaaataaaattgtccTACCAATTAGATAGAATAAGTTGCAAATGGTAAGCAAAAAATGTAATCACTACCCAATGCCTTTGAATTCCTTTATTAATATTTCAAGCCCTTGTTACAAGAAAAAACATTGCttcaaaaaagagagagaacacATACAAAAGATGATGTGACATAAGCGCCTTTCTTAAGCTCATTTCAAGGGTGGTAGGGGACAAAGACAAATAGATTGTAGTGGGCAATCAGACTTAAAACGTTAATGATTCATAAGGCCTAGAGGACCGAATCCATATATTGCATGTCTGCTTGAAGGGCGAGGGGATGGTGGTGTGGAGACCGGAGGTGGTCGATAAGTTGGTGTTGGTAGACGAGATGGTGGACTCGATGGGGGTGGACGAGGTGGGGAGGGTGTGGGGGTTGGCGGTGGTCTATAAGTGGGTGGTGGACTCAAGGGAGGTGGACGAGGTAGGGAGGGTGTGGGGGTTGGTGGTGGTCTATAAGTGGGTGGTGGACTCAAAGGAGGTGGACGAGGTAGGGAGGGTGTGGGGGTTGGAGGTGGTCTATAAGCGGGTGGTGGACGAGGTAGGGAGGGTGTGGGGGTTGGTGGTGGTCTATAAGTGGGTGGTGGACTCAAAGGAGGTGTACGAGGAGGGGAGGGTGTAGGggttggtggtggtggtggtttaTAAATGGGTGGTGGACTCAAGGGAGGTGTACGAGGTGGGGATGGTGTAGGGATTGGTGGTGGAGGCGTTTTAACAGGTGGTGGACTCGATGGAGGAGTGCGAGGAGGGGAGGGTGTGGGGGTTGGTGGTGGTTTATAAATGGGTGGTGGACTCGAGGGAGGTGTACGAGGTGGGGAGGGTGTAGGGGTTGGTGGTGGAGGCGTTTTAACAGGTGGTGGACTCGATGGAGGAGTGTGAGGAGGGGAGGGTGTGGGGGTTGGTGGTGGTTTATAAATGGGTGGTGGACTCGAGGGAGGTGTACGAGGTGGGGAGGGTGTAGGGGTTGGTGGTGGAGGTGTTTTAACAGGTGGTGGACTCGATGGAGGAGTGCGAGGAGGGGAGGGTGTGGGGGTTGGTGGACTCGAGGGAGGTGTACGAGGTGGGGAGGGTGTAGGGGTTGGTGGTGGAGGCGTTTTAACAGGTGGTGGACTCGATGGAGGAGTGCGAGGAGGAGAGGGTGTGGGGGTTGGTGGACTCGGGGGAGGTGTACGAGGTGGGGAGGGTGTGGGGGTTGGTGGTGGCTTAAAAGTTGGTGGTGGAGGTGTTTTAACAGGTGGTGGACTAGATGGAGGAGTGTGAGGAGGGGAGGGTGTGGGGGTTGGTGGTGGTTTATAAATGGGTGGTGGACTCGAGGGAGGTGTACGAGGTGGGGAGGGTGTAGGGGTTGGTGGTGGCTTAAAAGTTGGTGGTGGAGGCGTTTTAACAGGTGGTGGACTCGATGGAGGAGTGCGAGGTGGGGAAGGGGTAGGGGTTGGTGGTGGCTTAAAGGTTGGCGATGGAGGTGTTTGAGCTGGCGGGGGCTTAGGGTGGTAGTTATGGTGATGGGGAGGAGTTGATGGTGATGGATATAACAAAAGAGACCTTGGTTGAAGAGGCAAATGTTGAAGCTCTAGTGATGCTGAAGCAAATGAACCATGGCTAGTAGCCATGGAAGCTACATTAACCTCTCTTGCAACGCCATTTTTAAGCAAAACACTAGATAAAACCACTAGATAAAATAGTAGTAAGCATGACTTGGAGGAAGTCTCTTCAAGTGTCATGATAAATGTAGGAAGGCAGTAAAGTGATGAGTGATGAGAAGAAGAGCAATGAAGAAAGATCAAGCAAAGCTAGCTTGTACCAAGATTGGTATGAATATCTCAAGGGGTggcccttatatatatatattcatgggTGATGACTTCTTCTTCAGCTTTAGGTGGGCTTACTATTCTACAGTTTTTCATGCCACCATTCAAGGCTTATACTTTGTAGGTGTCTAATTTGACTTGATAATCTAATTCCAAAATATCCCCAACTCCATTGCAATGTGGTAGAGGGTGGTTCATCAAAttctaataattattattaaaattattataaacccATTTTGAGTTTTATCGTATTCAATAGCTtttattttttggcattttaTGAATAAAACAAACTTTCAAAGAGACAAGTGGCACTTTTTCATGTCATAGAGAAAAAGTAGCACCCTCTCATGCCTTGCTTGGTTACATAGTCAAAATTATGTTACTGTTTACCTTATGCGTAGGAAATGccttcattttttaacatttatgacttattattattattatctcttATAGGAAAATAAAACTCACTCACACTTGTACTCCAATAATATTAGGGAAATCTATTGTGGGCTTTGACCAAGTTACTATAccagattttcaaaatgaaagcCATGATTTTTGTTGGTTGGCATGACTAATAATAAGCATGTTGCTATAAATGgaaataatgtaattaaaaaattatgatacaagttaattaaaaaaaataaccttatggtaaaaaaaaataattaaattttatatgttgatAAAACTATAAAAGATTTATCATCCTCAAATGCACTAAATGTTTTAACTAAGTTTgttattcatttcatttatttatttttttgtagttgtatagaaaaataaattaaatttcaaaactagTAACTACAACCAAGATTATTATcaatatctttataaaaataaaataaaataatggataTATCTattagttattaaaaataaattaaataattttattttatattaaataaaataattttaatttatgctattaattctgtttttatttttaaaattttaaaaataataatttaaatataaaaattcattataaaCATGCCCTTTTAACGTTACAacataacaatattttatttttagaatttttatttttaatcctaatttattggattgttttagattttatagttattctaaattttattcttaaaattattaaaatagttTCAATTAGATCATACAACATTTCCTcacatattataataaaaaggaGAATAAAATACAATTTGAGTACaagtatattttcaaataaaaatagtttaaattatacttaatattaattttactaTCTAAATTCAACATTATCTATAGATTCCATACCATCCCAATTTATTCATTGCTAATTGAATAATATTGGGAAAATCTGTTGTCACTTTCACCTCATTACTACACTACATAATCTAAATGAATGccataattttctttgtttgacatgaataataaaaatcatgttagtataaaatataaaaaatatatatatataatagaacatattatttcatcttttattcTATCTTAAATCAAATCAACTAAATATAGCTTTGGGTTATGTTTGGTGACTATCGTATATAtaccttaaaaatattatttatggtaAAATACCGCATTagatgttttattaaatatattataacatgcttatattttttttgtaaaaataataataaaataaatgaaaaacaaattatatttaatattcaatatttgtataaaataaaatttatattgtatcataattttgttattaaaaaaagtataaaattt
Proteins encoded in this region:
- the LOC100246737 gene encoding capsanthin/capsorubin synthase, chromoplast (The RefSeq protein has 1 substitution compared to this genomic sequence), producing the protein MGTLLWPPPPPPPPSVISVSGRRSLSTFPSCLPENRYSRGKVCSNIQSSKFDSFLDLKPESEAELLDFDLRWLDSSCKSCLDVIIIGAGPAGLRLAEQVSRYGIHVCCIDPSPLSMWPNNYGVWVDEFEGLGLEDCLDKTWPMTCVRIDDHRTKYLDRAYGRVSRKRLKMKLLEICAAYGVQFHKAKVWKVEHQEFESLVECDDGSKLRANLVVDASGFASTFIEYDKPRNHGYQIAHGILAEVDSHPFDLDKMLLMDWRDSHLGNEPYIRAGNSSLPTFLYAMPFNSNLIFLEETSLVSRPMLSYKEVKRRMVARLRHLGIRVRRVIEDEKCLIPMGGPXPQIPQSVMAIGGTAGLVHPSTGYMVAKTMALAPVLAETIRECLGSSRMIRGKPLHHRVWNGLWPSERRFTREFYSFGMETLLKLDLNGTRGFFDAFFDLDPYYWQGFLSSRLSPRELALLSLSLFGRASNPSRFDIITKCPAPLVKMMGKLAFETI
- the LOC104879729 gene encoding proline-rich extensin-like protein EPR1, with product MTLEETSSKSCLLLFYLVVLSSVLLKNGVAREVNVASMATSHGSFASASLELQHLPLQPRSLLLYPSPSTPPHHHNYHPKPPPAQTPPSPTFKPPPTPTPSPPRTPPSSPPPVKTPPPPTFKPPPTPTPSPPRTPPSSPPPIYKPPPTPTPSPPHTPPSSPPPVKTPPPPTFKPPPTPTPSPPRTPPPSPPTPTPSPPRTPPSSPPPVKTPPPPTPTPSPPRTPPSSPPTPTPSPPRTPPSSPPPVKTPPPPTPTPSPPRTPPSSPPPIYKPPPTPTPSPPHTPPSSPPPVKTPPPPTPTPSPPRTPPSSPPPIYKPPPTPTPSPPRTPPSSPPPVKTPPPPIPTPSPPRTPPLSPPPIYKPPPPPTPTPSPPRTPPLSPPPTYRPPPTPTPSLPRPPPAYRPPPTPTPSLPRPPPLSPPPTYRPPPTPTPSLPRPPPLSPPPTYRPPPTPTPSPPRPPPSSPPSRLPTPTYRPPPVSTPPSPRPSSRHAIYGFGPLGLMNH